A DNA window from Eriocheir sinensis breed Jianghai 21 unplaced genomic scaffold, ASM2467909v1 Scaffold286, whole genome shotgun sequence contains the following coding sequences:
- the LOC126991458 gene encoding uncharacterized protein LOC126991458 isoform X3 codes for MGKQKRRNAFFYFMMAEKPEVEKRLKRKVMAKLVTAEWQALPKEQWRKYQLMTGESRERLECRGVPLWCLYEAAREEKHQAEEMKRDIADLVDMYRMGNGVCHRAASARKHSLETHKLLGESEEFGNSLEETAENLKQLLSKVKILSPDLLYRLMYLAAVSDIPLSMATDMLEECGLDYLPNTACSQQQQQQR; via the exons ATGGGCAAGCAGAAGAGACGCAACGCCTTCTTCTACTTCATGATGGCCGAGAAACCCGAGGTGGAGAAGCGGCTCAAGAGAAAGGTGATGGCCAAGCTGGTGACGGCGGAGTGGCAG GCACTCCCGAAGGAACAGTGGAGGAAGTACCAGCTGATGACCGGAGAAAGCAGGGAGAGGCTGGAGTGCCGAGGGGTGCCGCTGTGGTGCCTGTACGAGGCGGCCCGGGAGGAAAAGCACCAGgccgaggagatgaagagggacatTGCCGACTTGGTGGACATGTACCGGATGGGCAATGgtgtctg CCATCGTGCTGCCTCGGCCAGGAAGCACTCGTTGGAGACTCACAAGCTGCTGGGTGAATCGGAGGAATTCGGGAACAGCCTTGAGGAAACTGCCGAGAATCTGAAGCAGCTCTTGTCCAAG GTCAAGATCTTATCCCCGGACCTGCTGTACCGGTTGATGTACTTGGCGGCAGTGAGTGACATCCCCCTGTCCATGGCCACTGACATGCTGGAAGAGTGTGGCCTGGACTACCTCCCCAACACAGCCTGCTCG cagcagcagcagcagcagcgttgA
- the LOC126991458 gene encoding uncharacterized protein LOC126991458 isoform X4, which translates to MGKQKRRNAFFYFMMAEKPEVEKRLKRKVMAKLVTAEWQALPKEQWRKYQLMTGESRERLECRGVPLWCLYEAAREEKHQAEEMKRDIADLVDMYRMGNGVCHRAASARKHSLETHKLLGESEEFGNSLEETAENLKQLLSKVKILSPDLLYRLMYLAAVSDIPLSMATDMLEECGLDYLPNTACSQQQQQR; encoded by the exons ATGGGCAAGCAGAAGAGACGCAACGCCTTCTTCTACTTCATGATGGCCGAGAAACCCGAGGTGGAGAAGCGGCTCAAGAGAAAGGTGATGGCCAAGCTGGTGACGGCGGAGTGGCAG GCACTCCCGAAGGAACAGTGGAGGAAGTACCAGCTGATGACCGGAGAAAGCAGGGAGAGGCTGGAGTGCCGAGGGGTGCCGCTGTGGTGCCTGTACGAGGCGGCCCGGGAGGAAAAGCACCAGgccgaggagatgaagagggacatTGCCGACTTGGTGGACATGTACCGGATGGGCAATGgtgtctg CCATCGTGCTGCCTCGGCCAGGAAGCACTCGTTGGAGACTCACAAGCTGCTGGGTGAATCGGAGGAATTCGGGAACAGCCTTGAGGAAACTGCCGAGAATCTGAAGCAGCTCTTGTCCAAG GTCAAGATCTTATCCCCGGACCTGCTGTACCGGTTGATGTACTTGGCGGCAGTGAGTGACATCCCCCTGTCCATGGCCACTGACATGCTGGAAGAGTGTGGCCTGGACTACCTCCCCAACACAGCCTGCTCG cagcagcagcagcagcgttgA
- the LOC126991458 gene encoding uncharacterized protein LOC126991458 isoform X2, producing the protein MGKQKRRNAFFYFMMAEKPEVEKRLKRKVMAKLVTAEWQALPKEQWRKYQLMTGESRERLECRGVPLWCLYEAAREEKHQAEEMKRDIADLVDMYRMGNGVCHRAASARKHSLETHKLLGESEEFGNSLEETAENLKQLLSKVKILSPDLLYRLMYLAAVSDIPLSMATDMLEECGLDYLPNTACSQQQQQQQR; encoded by the exons ATGGGCAAGCAGAAGAGACGCAACGCCTTCTTCTACTTCATGATGGCCGAGAAACCCGAGGTGGAGAAGCGGCTCAAGAGAAAGGTGATGGCCAAGCTGGTGACGGCGGAGTGGCAG GCACTCCCGAAGGAACAGTGGAGGAAGTACCAGCTGATGACCGGAGAAAGCAGGGAGAGGCTGGAGTGCCGAGGGGTGCCGCTGTGGTGCCTGTACGAGGCGGCCCGGGAGGAAAAGCACCAGgccgaggagatgaagagggacatTGCCGACTTGGTGGACATGTACCGGATGGGCAATGgtgtctg CCATCGTGCTGCCTCGGCCAGGAAGCACTCGTTGGAGACTCACAAGCTGCTGGGTGAATCGGAGGAATTCGGGAACAGCCTTGAGGAAACTGCCGAGAATCTGAAGCAGCTCTTGTCCAAG GTCAAGATCTTATCCCCGGACCTGCTGTACCGGTTGATGTACTTGGCGGCAGTGAGTGACATCCCCCTGTCCATGGCCACTGACATGCTGGAAGAGTGTGGCCTGGACTACCTCCCCAACACAGCCTGCTCG cagcagcagcagcagcagcagcgttgA
- the LOC126991458 gene encoding uncharacterized protein LOC126991458 isoform X5: protein MGKQKRRNAFFYFMMAEKPEVEKRLKRKVMAKLVTAEWQALPKEQWRKYQLMTGESRERLECRGVPLWCLYEAAREEKHQAEEMKRDIADLVDMYRMGNGVCHRAASARKHSLETHKLLGESEEFGNSLEETAENLKQLLSKVKILSPDLLYRLMYLAAVSDIPLSMATDMLEECGLDYLPNTACSQQQQR, encoded by the exons ATGGGCAAGCAGAAGAGACGCAACGCCTTCTTCTACTTCATGATGGCCGAGAAACCCGAGGTGGAGAAGCGGCTCAAGAGAAAGGTGATGGCCAAGCTGGTGACGGCGGAGTGGCAG GCACTCCCGAAGGAACAGTGGAGGAAGTACCAGCTGATGACCGGAGAAAGCAGGGAGAGGCTGGAGTGCCGAGGGGTGCCGCTGTGGTGCCTGTACGAGGCGGCCCGGGAGGAAAAGCACCAGgccgaggagatgaagagggacatTGCCGACTTGGTGGACATGTACCGGATGGGCAATGgtgtctg CCATCGTGCTGCCTCGGCCAGGAAGCACTCGTTGGAGACTCACAAGCTGCTGGGTGAATCGGAGGAATTCGGGAACAGCCTTGAGGAAACTGCCGAGAATCTGAAGCAGCTCTTGTCCAAG GTCAAGATCTTATCCCCGGACCTGCTGTACCGGTTGATGTACTTGGCGGCAGTGAGTGACATCCCCCTGTCCATGGCCACTGACATGCTGGAAGAGTGTGGCCTGGACTACCTCCCCAACACAGCCTGCTCG cagcagcagcagcgttgA
- the LOC126991458 gene encoding uncharacterized protein LOC126991458 isoform X6, giving the protein MGKQKRRNAFFYFMMAEKPEVEKRLKRKVMAKLVTAEWQALPKEQWRKYQLMTGESRERLECRGVPLWCLYEAAREEKHQAEEMKRDIADLVDMYRMGNGVCHRAASARKHSLETHKLLGESEEFGNSLEETAENLKQLLSKVKILSPDLLYRLMYLAAVSDIPLSMATDMLEECGLDYLPNTACSQQQR; this is encoded by the exons ATGGGCAAGCAGAAGAGACGCAACGCCTTCTTCTACTTCATGATGGCCGAGAAACCCGAGGTGGAGAAGCGGCTCAAGAGAAAGGTGATGGCCAAGCTGGTGACGGCGGAGTGGCAG GCACTCCCGAAGGAACAGTGGAGGAAGTACCAGCTGATGACCGGAGAAAGCAGGGAGAGGCTGGAGTGCCGAGGGGTGCCGCTGTGGTGCCTGTACGAGGCGGCCCGGGAGGAAAAGCACCAGgccgaggagatgaagagggacatTGCCGACTTGGTGGACATGTACCGGATGGGCAATGgtgtctg CCATCGTGCTGCCTCGGCCAGGAAGCACTCGTTGGAGACTCACAAGCTGCTGGGTGAATCGGAGGAATTCGGGAACAGCCTTGAGGAAACTGCCGAGAATCTGAAGCAGCTCTTGTCCAAG GTCAAGATCTTATCCCCGGACCTGCTGTACCGGTTGATGTACTTGGCGGCAGTGAGTGACATCCCCCTGTCCATGGCCACTGACATGCTGGAAGAGTGTGGCCTGGACTACCTCCCCAACACAGCCTGCTCG cagcagcagcgttgA
- the LOC126991458 gene encoding uncharacterized protein LOC126991458 isoform X1: protein MGKQKRRNAFFYFMMAEKPEVEKRLKRKVMAKLVTAEWQALPKEQWRKYQLMTGESRERLECRGVPLWCLYEAAREEKHQAEEMKRDIADLVDMYRMGNGVCHRAASARKHSLETHKLLGESEEFGNSLEETAENLKQLLSKVKILSPDLLYRLMYLAAVSDIPLSMATDMLEECGLDYLPNTACSVSPWHQQQQQR from the exons ATGGGCAAGCAGAAGAGACGCAACGCCTTCTTCTACTTCATGATGGCCGAGAAACCCGAGGTGGAGAAGCGGCTCAAGAGAAAGGTGATGGCCAAGCTGGTGACGGCGGAGTGGCAG GCACTCCCGAAGGAACAGTGGAGGAAGTACCAGCTGATGACCGGAGAAAGCAGGGAGAGGCTGGAGTGCCGAGGGGTGCCGCTGTGGTGCCTGTACGAGGCGGCCCGGGAGGAAAAGCACCAGgccgaggagatgaagagggacatTGCCGACTTGGTGGACATGTACCGGATGGGCAATGgtgtctg CCATCGTGCTGCCTCGGCCAGGAAGCACTCGTTGGAGACTCACAAGCTGCTGGGTGAATCGGAGGAATTCGGGAACAGCCTTGAGGAAACTGCCGAGAATCTGAAGCAGCTCTTGTCCAAG GTCAAGATCTTATCCCCGGACCTGCTGTACCGGTTGATGTACTTGGCGGCAGTGAGTGACATCCCCCTGTCCATGGCCACTGACATGCTGGAAGAGTGTGGCCTGGACTACCTCCCCAACACAGCCTGCTCGGTGAGTCCCTGGCAT cagcagcagcagcagcgttgA
- the LOC126991458 gene encoding uncharacterized protein LOC126991458 isoform X7 — MGKQKRRNAFFYFMMAEKPEVEKRLKRKVMAKLVTAEWQALPKEQWRKYQLMTGESRERLECRGVPLWCLYEAAREEKHQAEEMKRDIADLVDMYRMGNGVCHRAASARKHSLETHKLLGESEEFGNSLEETAENLKQLLSK; from the exons ATGGGCAAGCAGAAGAGACGCAACGCCTTCTTCTACTTCATGATGGCCGAGAAACCCGAGGTGGAGAAGCGGCTCAAGAGAAAGGTGATGGCCAAGCTGGTGACGGCGGAGTGGCAG GCACTCCCGAAGGAACAGTGGAGGAAGTACCAGCTGATGACCGGAGAAAGCAGGGAGAGGCTGGAGTGCCGAGGGGTGCCGCTGTGGTGCCTGTACGAGGCGGCCCGGGAGGAAAAGCACCAGgccgaggagatgaagagggacatTGCCGACTTGGTGGACATGTACCGGATGGGCAATGgtgtctg CCATCGTGCTGCCTCGGCCAGGAAGCACTCGTTGGAGACTCACAAGCTGCTGGGTGAATCGGAGGAATTCGGGAACAGCCTTGAGGAAACTGCCGAGAATCTGAAGCAGCTCTTGTCCAAG TGA